The genomic region GCTCGAAGCGGTGCCCCCATAGGATCTCGCGGGACAAGTAGGAGCTGCGTGCCTGCGTGGTCATAGCAGTCGCCTCCACCATTCCCTCAAGGATCACCACGATCTCGAAATCATCCGACTCCAGATCTGTGCGGCTCATTCCCCACAGCGGAGAGTCCTCGTCGATCTCGTGCACGATCACCAGCGGAGACACCAGGAACAGGCGGTCTGTCCCATCATCGTAGCCCACATTCAGGTCTGTCTGCTCCAGCGGGATGAACTCACCCTCGGCTGTCACATATGGCCGGATGAGCTGCGCTCGCACATGGGCTTCTACGATGTGACTCCGCCGGAGGTTTCCTACACGCCACATTAAACACAGCTTCCCATCGCGTAACGCGATCACCGCATTTTGGGAAAACATCAGAGTTTGGTTCCTCTTCTTGGGACGTGCCATTTTAGCCATGATGGTTCCAATCATGAAGGAGTCTATAATGCATCCGACAATCGATTGCACTACTACGGTCACTATCGCTACAGGACACTCCTCGGTCACGCAGCGCCAGCCATAGCCAATAGTAGTCTGAGTCTCGATTGAGAACAGAAACGCCCCGACGAATCCCTCAACATGAAGCAAACACGGTTTCCAGAGCTTTCCGTGCTCTTTCTGGAAGTCTCCGTGAGCCAGAGAGACGCTGTAGAAAATGACGCCGAACAGGAGCCAGGACAGCAGGAATGTGGAGCAGAAGACCAGCAGCAGGTAGCGCCAGCGGATGTCCACACAGGTGGTGAACAGGTCTGCCAGGTAGCGCCGCGGCTTGTCCTCCATGTTGGCGAACACCACGTTGCACTGGCCGTTCTTCTTGACGAAGCGGCTGCGCAGCTGGCTCCTGCCGGACGTGGAGATCTTCCCATTGAAGCCGGGGCCCATGACTGCAGTGCTAGAGGCCCCGGGGCTCGGAGACAGCAAGCGGGGGGAGACGGGCGAGTGCAGGCAGGCGGAGCCGTGGCCGTTGTGGAGGCCGAGGGTGGAGATCTTCAGCCGCTCCTCATCTGGAGACACGATGCTGTACCTGAGACAGAGAAGACATGAGGGTCAGAATAGAGTACCTGAGGCTCAAGTAAGGATTAATTGACTCTAGGCTGTTGAATTACATCCTGGAggtgattatttatattatagcTCCTCAAacgtctcctgtgtgtagcactagtgtcctccacatctcctcctcctcctccttctgttgtgttctgatgtgatgtctgactgttgtagctgtgaaataactctaatcattcagcggagtgatatggagctgtaatgcgctctaaacctgccggaactactttagctgtgcatttgaCAATGATCAAACACCtcagagtgaccatcagccaatcagaatcaagcaaaCCTGTGGTAtaacttaaaatatttagctaaattaatatatttagcaGCTGACACAGTTATTGAACTGAAATATATCACCACTGCTGTCTTGAGAGCTGAGTCTGAGCTCATAAATGATTGACACTGTTAATTTTCCTGTCTGAAAGCATTAAACAGTGGTGGACAGAAGTCTTAGGGATCTTCTCATGAAGAGAGAAGTGCTTTTGAGTCAGTCGTTCCTCTTTTGCTGAAGTCTGGACTGAAGTTGTTCAGAGACTGCAGCAGAGGAGGTGTGAATCACACGCTTTCAGCTCAAAAGCAGGATATTTCTGAAGGACCATTTCAGTTTATGCTCTGGCCCTGcagaatgcttgattctgattggctgatgagcattctaaagTGTGTGTGCTGGAGGACAGGTAAAGAGCTGTAATCTGGAGGGAGGGTTTGTTCTTGCAGTGACCGCTCTCTAAAGGACAGTTTCTGACCGCTCCAGATAAACCCTGAGTCACTAATGcgtccagaaacacacacacacacacacacagagaactgATCCTCCTCCTAAATCACTGAGATCTGTGTCAATGGGTGTGGTCGAGTCCGATTCTCCAGTGTTTGTGGCCCACTCAGGTGTGTATGAGGTCTATGAGGGTCTcaggtgtgtgtttctcctgCCCCTCATTCGGGATTATGAGGGAAGGCCAGTCATTTAGCCATATCAGGATGGAGGTCAGTGTAGGTTTAGGGATTATAACCTGagtcatctctctctctcacacacacacacttgggtGATTCTAGAAATGCAGGGACAATTTGCATCTCCAAATTAAGTTGTTGGGTTTTTTTATCGTAACACAAATTATATCAAGTTATCTccagaaatacacacacaagcaTCATTTCTGAAGGAGATTTTGTGTTGTAAATATAAACTTAAAGACTCTCACTGTAGCTATTTGTGACCGTCTCCAcctcctgaatcatacattcagcttcaattatccAATAATTAAGTCTAGTTTTaatctttttgtgtgtttactcGACTAAATTATGCTCAAATTAAGTTACTTAACACCttcgtgttgtcccaacacaaattgattgtgcaTAACCCAGGGTTTTTAAAGTGTACACAAACTGTTTTAGGCAAACATCTATTTTCTGCATTATTTGTATTTTCTGTAatagaaaaaaacacatttagtgTGTGTCTCTGTGATCTGGTCCACTCTGCTGTTTCATTGGTTATAAAAATGCAGATACATTTTGGAAACGCTCATAgaaaagcatgtgacttgctccaagTGATGTTTTCACTGGTCTTTCCAGCccgatctcatgagaaaacacaACAATTTTACATGTTTGTATGAAGCGGCCAATTTGTATGATTTCATATGATTTCATtcttactaaattgtacaaatttcttacaaacattttataaaggagGCATGCCCCTAAACCAATCCTGCATTGGGGATGAGAAAAActatactaaaatgtacaaatgacttCAAACAAATTAATCACTAAACATTttttacgaattgccatgagattgtgttggctttcTGGACCTTTGAGGAGAACAAATGTTTTAACCAAAAAAAGTCAGTGTACTGTGTGTACGCACAAATGTATGCATgaaatgcagtggtgtaaagtaactcaTTAGAAATACTCTAATGACTGTAATcaagtagtttttcctcaggaattggaATGAGTAGTTTtagaaatgtgtacttttactctccaTTGAGTACATATTTATTGtggtatcggtacttttactccactactttccttcactagtttttcttgtctatgggaattagaaaaatcattcctgtgattcctgtccaatcaaatcacacatagaagataaatcCAGTGCTTAATTTATGAATTGTGAGGTCCCGGAATAGATCGGGGTAAAGGacccggcatgttacccgaggatgtaaAGGTGTCATGCATGAAAGTGGAGAGCGGGGAGGTTGGGGGGTTGTCACCAACGAAAGTGAACAGTGGGGGTTGGGGGGGAGTTGAGGATGGCAGGGCGTTGGATGGCAGAGGGGAGTCACGGATGAAAGTGAAAAGGGCtggggagtcgtggaagaaagtgaaagtgaacagcaaaCGGGGGAGgaggggatcggtaaaatgaggtgccgggtcagatttcagaggtgccatgggcaatttataattgcagcaataTGTTTGGaatcattaaaagtgtccaagacgatgtctaaaatctttacacacattgacccagagactgtttagatgcatgtcactgatgagaagatgacggatgtttactgtatgatgaccgaaatggttttaaaacacccagcaggcacaagatgtcaacatgacgtcagattgttACAGAGGTGTTCACTCCAAATTCACTAACAGAAGAACCAGTTTAAGAACAAACTCAGGTGTGTACGTCTTGTAGATTAGATGAACGTTTTTCTGAGAAGTTCAAATGTGTGTATCAATACGAAAAACATACGCGATTATAGTGAACGAGACCCAGTAGCTGCGTCTCATTTCACAGGCGGTATCCTCTGAAGGATGCACACTTCAAAGGTAAGTCCGAAGTCCACGCAGGCCGAACCGagcgttttgaaatgagacgatctCGCCTACAGAGGACGGATCTCGTCACCAGGCAATCGTCACAGCTGCCCTTAATAAGcgataataaaatttgtaatgacttttttttcaaagtgattttcaacttattttaagcgatctgaaggcaaaacaaggttTATAAAAGCTGGAGATTtatttcctttgatccatacatgcACATGTAACGGagttgaaaatataataaaatataattcatcCGATTGAATAACATGAAATTAGGCTTTATAAATAAGATGGTGTTCAGGTGCCGCCTTGTGGTTAATAAATTTCAGGAATTTTTGGGTATATTGTCCCTTAGCTCTTACTGTAGATTCACAGAGATCGGTATAACTGTGAAAGGTAAGCGCAGCTTGTTTCTCTCTCTAGCAAACTGATTTAAAAGGgataatataaacaattttatatCATTTCAGTGACCAAAATAGATGTGTATGTAGTGTGAATAATATGCAAGTTCATGTTTTGATTTCTTACGGTTTATTTTGGAATGGTTGAGATGATTTGTGGTTTGCTAACTGAAACATCACATTGCTAACGCATTTTAGTGTTGTATACAATATCCCAACGAGAGAGTTTTTGTATTTTTCCCTTTTAGAGAGAGAGCTGAATGTTAACCCTGCACTTTCCTGTAttgcaattttttgttttatctcaGACGgagaaaataaatctgatttgagcGCAATGGTGGACGGCTTCTTTCATTGAGTTCAAGATCTGAGTGAATATGGACGGGTGTGTTGCTGATGGGACACCCgttacacacacataaaaatgtaaactgtctataaaatcccTCTTtagaaagtttttgtttttaaatgtgtgtcgatctccaagtaaaataaaacctaattcatacattaaaTCTGGAGTTTTCTTTAAGAACGTCCTGCTG from Danio aesculapii chromosome 3, fDanAes4.1, whole genome shotgun sequence harbors:
- the kcnj4 gene encoding ATP-sensitive inward rectifier potassium channel 12, with the protein product MQNYRTLVSSAEAAKRPPKNVSSPRNEGGLISKKFEGSFKRRIQMRPSFPRYSIVSPDEERLKISTLGLHNGHGSACLHSPVSPRLLSPSPGASSTAVMGPGFNGKISTSGRSQLRSRFVKKNGQCNVVFANMEDKPRRYLADLFTTCVDIRWRYLLLVFCSTFLLSWLLFGVIFYSVSLAHGDFQKEHGKLWKPCLLHVEGFVGAFLFSIETQTTIGYGWRCVTEECPVAIVTVVVQSIVGCIIDSFMIGTIMAKMARPKKRNQTLMFSQNAVIALRDGKLCLMWRVGNLRRSHIVEAHVRAQLIRPYVTAEGEFIPLEQTDLNVGYDDGTDRLFLVSPLVIVHEIDEDSPLWGMSRTDLESDDFEIVVILEGMVEATAMTTQARSSYLSREILWGHRFEPVIFEDRDRYQVDYAHFHKTYEVPSTPSCSAKELHELTRRRSSNSSRSGTPQTLMPPHSPSAFCYENEVALCCGEEDEEPPEDQINTIPSDFQKMLQDSATVSSGSNVLCVLDMDNQIEFDILHSTIPLDPMTYKSESEI